The window CACGCCAAGCACGGAGGCGCCGCCTCCGACGGCGCTCCGATGACGCACCGGCAGATCATGGAGGCCCTCTCCGGGCTGCTGCTCGGCATGTTCGTCGCGATCCTGTCGTCGACGATCGTCACCAACGCCCTGCCCGAGATCATCGGCGACCTGGGCGGCGGCCAGTCCGCCTACACCTGGGTCGTCACCGCCGCGCTGCTGTCGATGACCGCGGCCACGCCCCTGTGGGGCAAGCTCGCGGATCTCTACAGCAAGAAGGCGCTCGTCCAGATGGCGCTCGTCATCTACGTCCTGGGATCGGCCGCCGCGGGCCTGTCGCAGAACCCCGGCATGCTGATCGCCTGCCGCGTGGTCCAGGGCATCGGCGTCGGCGGTCTGTCCGCCCTCGCGCAGATCGTCATGGCGGCGATGATCTCCCCGCGTGAGCGCGGCCGGTACTCCGGCTACCTCGGGGCCACGTTCGCGGTCGCGACCGTCGGCGGTCCGCTGCTCGGCGGTGTCATCACCGACACCAGCTGGCTCGGCTGGCGCTGGTGCTTCTACGTCGGTGTGCCCTTCGCGGTCATCGCGCTGATCGTCCTGCAGAAGACCCTGCACCTGCCCGTCGTGAAGCGGGACGTGAAGGTCGACTGGGGCGGCGCGTTCCTCATCTCCGCCGCGGTCTCGCTGCTGCTCGTCTGGGTCACCTTCGCGGGCGACAAGTACGAGTGGCTGTCGTGGCAGACGTACGCCATGGTCGGTGGCTCGATCGCGCTCGGACTGCTGTTCGTGCTCGTCGAGTCGAAGGCCAGGGAGCCGATCATCCCGCTGCGGCTCTTCCGCAACCGGACCATCACCCTCTCCTCCGTCGCCTCGCTCTTCGTCGGTGTCGCGATGTTCGCGGGCACGGTCTTCTTCAGCCAGTACTTCCAGCTGGCGCGGGACAAGTCCCCGACCATGTCGGGAGTCATGACGATCCCCATGATCGGTGGCCTGTTCATCTCCTCCACCGTCTCCGGGCAGATCATCACCAAGACCGGCAAGTGGAAGGCCTGGCTGGTCAGCGGCGGTGTCCTGATCACCGCGGGCCTCGGTCTGCTGGGCACCATCCGGTACGACACGGACTACTGGCGGGTCGCCGTCTTCATGGCGCTGCTGGGTCTCGGCATCGGCATGATGATGCAGAACCTGGTGCTGTCCACGCAGAACCAGGTGGCCCCGGAGGACCTCGGCGCGGCCAGCTCCACGGTGACCTTCTTCCGCTCCCTCGGCGGCGCGATCGGCGTCTCCGCGCTGGGCGCGGTGATGGCCAACCGGATCACCGACTACGCCAAGGACGGCATCGCCGGGCTCGACCCCAAGTACGCGGCCGCGGCAGCCGACTCGAGCTCCGGCAGCAGCATCCCGGACATGGACAAGCTGCCCGCCCCGCTGCGCACGGTCATGGAGAGCGCGTACGGCCACGGCATCGCGGACGTCTTCCTGATCGCGGCGGTCCTGGCGCTGCTCGCCCTCCTCGTCACGCTGTTCATCAAGGAGGTCCCGCTGCGTACGTCGGGCGGGCTGGCGCAGGCCGCCGAGGCCCAGGCGGAGGTCACGGCCGTCGCCGAGGCCACCCCGGCGGCTGCGGACGTCTTCCCGGCCGAGGCCGACGAACGCGTCCCGAGCTGGGCCGTCGCGGACACCGGCGCCGGTGAGGGCACCGCCCCCGGGCCCGAGGGCACCCAGCGGCTCTCGGCGGTGGCCACCCTGGCGGCCGGCACCGACCGGGGCACGGTGTCCGGCTCCGGCGGCATCCCGGTCCACGGTTTCGTCCGTGGCGCCGAGAGCGCGCCCGTGCCCCGGGCCGCCGTCACGCTGATCTCCCTCGCGGGCCGTCAGCTGGGCCGCTCGGTCGCACAGGCCGACGGCGCCTACGCGGTGGACGCGCCCGGCACGGGTTCGTACGTGCTGATCGCCTCCGCGGACGGGTTCCAGCCGCAGGCCTCGACGGTCGTCGTGAACGGTGAGCCGCTCGCGTACGACATCCTGCTGAGCGGCACGAGCGGGCTCTCCGGTGCGGTGCGGGCCGCCGACGGCGGGCGGCCGGTCGTGGGCGCCATGGTCATCGTGACCGATGTGCGCGGCGACGTGCTGGCCACCGGGACCACCGGTGAGCAGGGCGAGTTCGCCTTCGCCGAGCTGGTGCCGGGTGCCGTGACCGTCGCGGTGAACGCCGCCGGACACCGCCCCCGTGCCCTGCCCGTCGAGGTCGGCGGCGCCGGCGTCACCCGGATCGACGTCGAGCTGACCTCCGGCGCACAGCTCCGCGGCGTCGTGCGGGCACCCGCCGGTCCGCTGGGCGACGCCCGGGTCACGCTCGTCGACGCGGCGGGCAACGTGGTCGGCAGCGCCACCACCGGGTCGGACGGGGCGTACGCCTTCGCCGACCTGGACAGCGGGGAGTACACGGTCATCGCGACCGGCTACCCGCCGGTGGCCACGGCACTGACCGTCAGCGGCGGCGGTGTGGACGGCCACGACATCGAACTCGCCCACCCCGGCGAGTAGTCGGGGACCAGCAGTCGACCAGTAGTCGAAGACCCCGGCCCGTGGAGCGCGTTCCGAGCGGAGGCGCTCCACGGGCCGGTTCCATGAGAAGAGGTTGTTTGCAATGGGACTGACCGCGCGGATCCGTACGCGGGACGGCTGGGCCGTGTCGCACGCGGTCGTCACGGTGACCGACATGACGGGCACCCAGGTGGTGCGCGCCGAGGCGGACGAGGAGGGCGCCGTACGGGACGCGGTCGCCCTGGCGCCCGGCGCGTACACCGTGATCGTCACGGCCGTCGGGTACGCGCCCGCCGCGTCGAGCGCCATCGTCACCGCGAGCGGCCGGGCAGAGATCGGCACCGTGACCCTCGCCCGGCAGGGCGGCACGGAGCTGCCCCCGCCCGGCACCTGGACCGTGGACCCGGCCCACTCCTCCGTGGGCGCAGTCGCCCGGCACCTGGGGATCTCCAGCGTGCACGGCCGGTTCACGCAGTTCGCCGCATCGATCGAGATCGCCCCCGACGAGGTCGCCAAGTCCCGCGTGGAGGCGGTGATCCGGGCCGACTCGATCGACACGGGCAACGCCATGCGTGACGGCCACCTGAAGTCGCCGGACTTCCTGGACGTCGAGCGCCACCCGGAGATCACGTACGTCTCGAAGGGCGTGACCCCGGCCGCCGGCGCCGACCGCTGGACGGTCCACGGCGAGCTGACCATGCACGGGGTCGTCCGCCCGGTCGACCTGGCGCTGGCCTACCTGGGCACGGGCGCCGATCCCTGGGGCGGGACCCGGGCGGCCTTCCGCGCCAGCACGGAGCTGCGCCGGGAGGACTTCGCCATGAACTACAACCAGGTCGTGCAGGCGGGCATCGCGGCCATCGGCACGACGCTGAAGGTCGAGCTGGACATCCAGGCCGTGCAGGGGGAGACACTCCCGCAGGCGTAGGCCCGGCAGGAGCAGGCTCAGCCGTGGCCGAGCGCCTAAGCTGCCCGTATGGCACCGAACATCGCGACGAACACCTCTGTTTCGCTGGACGAGTTGCTGGACTTCGTACGGCCCCGGCACCGCGCCGTGCTGCTGACCCGCAGGGCGGACGGAAGCCCGCAGGGGTCGCCGCTGACCTGTGGAGTGGACGACTCGGGCCGCATCGTCGTCTCCACCTATCCGGAGCGCGCCAAGACCCGCAACGCCAAGCGCGACGACCGGGTCAGCCTCATCGTCCTGAGCGACGAGTGGAACGGCCCCTGGGTGCAGGTCGACGGCACGGCCGAGGTGATCGACTCCCCCGAGTCGGTCGAGCCGCTGGTCGAGTACTTCCGGAACATCTCGGGTGAGCACCCGGACTGGGACGAGTACCGGGCGGCGATGCTCAAGCAGGGCAAGTCGATCATCAGGATCACCCCGGCGAAGTGGGGTCCGGTCGCGACGGGCGGCTTCCCGGCAGGGCTCACCCCGCAGGAGTAGGCCCGGCTCACCCCTCCCCGCGGAGCACCGTCGTCTCGATACCGGTGATCACCAGGTCCAGGGCGAAGTGGAAGTCCCGCTCGTACATCTCCTCGACGGTGCTGCCCCCGCGGGCCCGCATGATCTCCTTGGACTCCTGGAACACGTCGTCGAGTTCGGGCGCCTCCCTGAGCGTGCTCAGGGACTGCTGGAAGAACTCGTCCGGGCTCATCCCCGCCTCGGCCGAGCGCACCGTGAAGTGGCCCTCGATCGTGCCGAAGCCGTACACGAACTGGAAGACGGCGGAGATGGCCCCCGTCAGCCGGTGCGTGGGCAGCCCCGTTCTGCGGATCACCCGTTGCACGGTGCGCGAGAAGGCGACCGCCCGGGGCCCGATGTTGAGGAACGTCCCGGCGAGCGGCGACGCCCAGGGGTGCCGTACGAGCAGGGCACGGTAGCCGGAGGCGATCGAGCGGAGCTGGTCCCGCCAGTCCTCGCCGGAGTCCGGATCGGGCAGCTCCAGTTCGCCGTGGATCGCGTCCAGCGCGAGTTCGAGAAGATCGTCCTTGGTGTCCACGTACCAGTAGACGGACATCGCGGTCACGTTCAGCTCGGCGGCCAGCCGCCGCATGGAGAATCTGGCCAGTCCCTCCGCGTCGAGGAGCCGCACCGTGACCTCGGTGATCCGGTCCCGGTCGAGCGAGGACGGCTGGCCGCCCCGGGCGCCGCCGCGCGGGGCCTTGCCGTCCAACCAGACACTGGTCCGCGCCGGGCGCTCGGCCCGGTCGGCTGCCCTCACCATGG of the Streptomyces aurantiacus genome contains:
- a CDS encoding MFS transporter; this translates as MATTTPAGVRGSHAKHGGAASDGAPMTHRQIMEALSGLLLGMFVAILSSTIVTNALPEIIGDLGGGQSAYTWVVTAALLSMTAATPLWGKLADLYSKKALVQMALVIYVLGSAAAGLSQNPGMLIACRVVQGIGVGGLSALAQIVMAAMISPRERGRYSGYLGATFAVATVGGPLLGGVITDTSWLGWRWCFYVGVPFAVIALIVLQKTLHLPVVKRDVKVDWGGAFLISAAVSLLLVWVTFAGDKYEWLSWQTYAMVGGSIALGLLFVLVESKAREPIIPLRLFRNRTITLSSVASLFVGVAMFAGTVFFSQYFQLARDKSPTMSGVMTIPMIGGLFISSTVSGQIITKTGKWKAWLVSGGVLITAGLGLLGTIRYDTDYWRVAVFMALLGLGIGMMMQNLVLSTQNQVAPEDLGAASSTVTFFRSLGGAIGVSALGAVMANRITDYAKDGIAGLDPKYAAAAADSSSGSSIPDMDKLPAPLRTVMESAYGHGIADVFLIAAVLALLALLVTLFIKEVPLRTSGGLAQAAEAQAEVTAVAEATPAAADVFPAEADERVPSWAVADTGAGEGTAPGPEGTQRLSAVATLAAGTDRGTVSGSGGIPVHGFVRGAESAPVPRAAVTLISLAGRQLGRSVAQADGAYAVDAPGTGSYVLIASADGFQPQASTVVVNGEPLAYDILLSGTSGLSGAVRAADGGRPVVGAMVIVTDVRGDVLATGTTGEQGEFAFAELVPGAVTVAVNAAGHRPRALPVEVGGAGVTRIDVELTSGAQLRGVVRAPAGPLGDARVTLVDAAGNVVGSATTGSDGAYAFADLDSGEYTVIATGYPPVATALTVSGGGVDGHDIELAHPGE
- a CDS encoding YceI family protein; the encoded protein is MGLTARIRTRDGWAVSHAVVTVTDMTGTQVVRAEADEEGAVRDAVALAPGAYTVIVTAVGYAPAASSAIVTASGRAEIGTVTLARQGGTELPPPGTWTVDPAHSSVGAVARHLGISSVHGRFTQFAASIEIAPDEVAKSRVEAVIRADSIDTGNAMRDGHLKSPDFLDVERHPEITYVSKGVTPAAGADRWTVHGELTMHGVVRPVDLALAYLGTGADPWGGTRAAFRASTELRREDFAMNYNQVVQAGIAAIGTTLKVELDIQAVQGETLPQA
- a CDS encoding PPOX class F420-dependent oxidoreductase, with protein sequence MAPNIATNTSVSLDELLDFVRPRHRAVLLTRRADGSPQGSPLTCGVDDSGRIVVSTYPERAKTRNAKRDDRVSLIVLSDEWNGPWVQVDGTAEVIDSPESVEPLVEYFRNISGEHPDWDEYRAAMLKQGKSIIRITPAKWGPVATGGFPAGLTPQE
- a CDS encoding TetR/AcrR family transcriptional regulator produces the protein MVRAADRAERPARTSVWLDGKAPRGGARGGQPSSLDRDRITEVTVRLLDAEGLARFSMRRLAAELNVTAMSVYWYVDTKDDLLELALDAIHGELELPDPDSGEDWRDQLRSIASGYRALLVRHPWASPLAGTFLNIGPRAVAFSRTVQRVIRRTGLPTHRLTGAISAVFQFVYGFGTIEGHFTVRSAEAGMSPDEFFQQSLSTLREAPELDDVFQESKEIMRARGGSTVEEMYERDFHFALDLVITGIETTVLRGEG